The Nocardioides campestrisoli genome includes a window with the following:
- the hisS gene encoding histidine--tRNA ligase, protein MARIAPLSGFPELLPAQRVVERDVIASLSSTFELHGFANIETRVVEPLDRLAKGGEIDKEIYVLRRLQADDSADDTGLGMHFDLTVPFARYVLEHAGHLEFPFRRFQIQPAWRGERPQEGRYRQFTQADVDIVGRDTLAFHHDVEVMTVMVDALDRLPIPPVAFQFNNRKLIQGFYRGLGIGDVTAAIKVIDKLDKLPAEQVARLLVEQAGATAEQAERCLELATIRVPDTSFVERVRALGVTDDLLDEGLAELAAVIEGCAAVDAPSVSVEANLRIARGLDYYTGTVVEIFMEGYERLKSVGGGGRYDALATDGKTTYPGVGVSFGVSRSLLPLLADGVLAGSRPVPSAVLVAVVDEESRTRSTDVAAALRRRGVPCEVAPSASKFGKQIRFAERRGIPWVWFPGDDGADTVKDIRSGEQVAADPASWTPPAEDLRPQVLTPTATPSIPTTTEENTP, encoded by the coding sequence ATGGCCAGGATCGCCCCGCTGAGCGGGTTCCCCGAGCTGCTGCCCGCCCAGCGGGTGGTGGAGCGCGACGTGATCGCGTCCCTGTCGAGCACCTTCGAGCTGCACGGCTTCGCCAACATCGAGACGCGCGTCGTGGAGCCGCTGGACCGGCTGGCCAAGGGTGGCGAGATCGACAAGGAGATCTACGTCCTGCGCAGGTTGCAGGCCGACGACAGCGCCGACGACACCGGCCTGGGCATGCACTTCGACCTCACCGTGCCCTTCGCCCGCTACGTGCTCGAGCACGCAGGCCACCTCGAGTTCCCGTTCCGCCGCTTCCAGATCCAGCCGGCGTGGCGAGGCGAGCGCCCGCAGGAGGGCCGGTACCGGCAGTTCACCCAGGCCGACGTCGACATCGTCGGGCGCGACACCCTGGCGTTCCACCACGACGTCGAGGTGATGACCGTGATGGTCGACGCCCTCGACCGGCTGCCCATCCCGCCGGTGGCGTTCCAGTTCAACAACCGCAAGCTGATCCAGGGCTTCTACCGCGGCCTCGGCATCGGGGACGTGACCGCCGCGATCAAGGTGATCGACAAGCTCGACAAGCTGCCCGCCGAGCAGGTGGCGCGGCTGCTGGTCGAGCAGGCCGGAGCCACGGCCGAGCAGGCCGAGCGGTGCCTGGAGCTGGCCACGATCCGGGTCCCCGACACCTCCTTCGTGGAGCGGGTCCGCGCGCTGGGCGTCACCGACGACCTGCTCGACGAGGGCCTGGCCGAGCTGGCCGCCGTGATCGAGGGCTGCGCGGCGGTCGACGCCCCGTCGGTGAGCGTCGAGGCGAACCTGCGCATCGCCCGTGGCCTCGACTACTACACCGGCACGGTCGTGGAGATCTTCATGGAGGGCTACGAGCGCCTCAAGTCGGTGGGCGGCGGCGGTCGGTACGACGCGCTGGCCACCGACGGCAAGACCACCTACCCCGGCGTCGGCGTCTCGTTCGGCGTCTCCCGCAGCCTGCTGCCGCTGCTGGCCGACGGCGTGCTCGCCGGGTCCCGCCCGGTGCCCAGCGCGGTGCTGGTGGCCGTGGTCGACGAGGAGAGCCGCACGCGGTCCACCGACGTGGCCGCCGCCCTGCGTCGTCGTGGCGTGCCGTGCGAGGTGGCGCCCAGCGCCAGCAAGTTCGGCAAGCAGATCCGGTTCGCCGAGCGCCGCGGCATCCCCTGGGTCTGGTTCCCCGGCGACGACGGCGCCGACACCGTCAAGGACATCCGTTCCGGGGAGCAGGTCGCCGCCGATCCGGCGTCCTGGACCCCACCGGCCGAGGACCTGCGACCGCAGGTGCTGACCCCGACCGCCACCCCCAGCATCCCCACCACCACCGAGGAGAACACCCCGTGA
- a CDS encoding DUF349 domain-containing protein: protein MSAQKQSEWGRVAEDGTVYVKTSTGERAVGSYPAGTPEEALTFFTERFAALEFEVGLLAQRVAAGKVSPEEATTAVKTVRAQVTEANAVGDLDSLLAKLDALGPVIATQREARKAEKAQRTAESKARKEELVAEAEKLAAGDDWRNGANRLRDLLEEWKALPRLDKSTDDTLWRRFSSARTTYTRRRKSHFAEQHEKRDAAKAVKERLAKEAESLADSTDWGPTSGRFRDLMRDWKAAGPAPREVDEKLWRRFRGAQDKFFGNRDAANAAMDAEFASNAEVKEALLVEAEALLPITDLEAAKAAFRDLAERWDAAGKVPRDRIKELEGRMRVIEQTIRGAEDDQWRRTDPEKSARADDMVGKLQAAIDDLEAQLAKARDAGQDKKVRELEENLASRQAFLEMARRAAEEFSG from the coding sequence ATGAGCGCGCAGAAGCAGTCCGAGTGGGGCCGGGTGGCCGAGGACGGCACCGTCTACGTCAAGACCAGCACGGGTGAGCGTGCCGTCGGGTCCTACCCCGCGGGCACCCCCGAGGAGGCGTTGACGTTCTTCACCGAACGCTTCGCGGCCCTGGAGTTCGAGGTCGGCCTGCTGGCCCAACGCGTGGCCGCGGGGAAGGTGAGCCCGGAGGAGGCGACCACCGCGGTCAAGACCGTGCGGGCCCAGGTCACCGAGGCCAATGCCGTCGGCGACCTGGACTCCCTGCTGGCCAAGCTGGACGCCCTCGGGCCGGTGATCGCCACCCAGCGGGAGGCGCGCAAGGCCGAGAAGGCCCAGCGCACCGCGGAGTCGAAGGCGCGCAAGGAGGAGCTGGTCGCCGAGGCGGAGAAGCTCGCCGCCGGCGACGACTGGCGCAACGGCGCCAACCGGCTCCGGGACCTCCTCGAGGAGTGGAAGGCGCTCCCCCGTCTGGACAAGTCGACCGACGACACGCTGTGGCGTCGGTTCTCCTCGGCCCGCACCACCTACACCCGTCGTCGCAAGAGCCACTTCGCCGAGCAGCACGAGAAGCGCGACGCCGCCAAGGCGGTCAAGGAGCGCCTGGCCAAGGAGGCCGAGTCGCTCGCCGACTCGACCGACTGGGGTCCCACCTCAGGTCGGTTCCGCGACCTGATGCGCGACTGGAAGGCCGCCGGCCCCGCGCCGCGCGAGGTCGACGAGAAGCTCTGGCGCCGGTTCCGCGGCGCCCAGGACAAGTTCTTCGGCAACCGCGACGCGGCCAACGCGGCGATGGACGCCGAGTTCGCCAGCAACGCCGAGGTCAAGGAGGCCCTGCTGGTCGAGGCCGAGGCCCTGCTCCCGATCACCGACCTCGAGGCCGCCAAGGCCGCGTTCCGCGACCTCGCCGAGCGCTGGGACGCCGCGGGCAAGGTCCCGCGGGACCGGATCAAGGAGCTCGAGGGCCGGATGCGCGTGATCGAGCAGACGATCCGCGGCGCCGAGGACGACCAGTGGCGCCGCACCGACCCGGAGAAGTCGGCCCGTGCCGACGACATGGTCGGCAAGCTCCAGGCGGCGATCGACGACCTGGAGGCGCAGCTGGCGAAGGCCCGGGACGCCGGCCAGGACAAGAAGGTCCGTGAGCTCGAGGAGAACCTCGCCTCCCGGCAGGCCTTCCTGGAGATGGCCCGCCGGGCCGCCGAGGAGTTCTCCGGCTGA
- a CDS encoding MBL fold metallo-hydrolase, whose translation MFIAGFPAGPWGTNCYVVSTGPGNECVVVDPGKDAASGVDQVVRENRLKPVAVLVTHGHIDHMWCVAPVAGSYEATAWIHPRDRHLLTDPMAGMSRESTQMLLGGSYEWAEPDDVRELSDEQTLEIAGLSFVVDHTPGHTEGSVTFRTPYGESAGSADVSEVMFSGDLLFAGSIGRTDLPGGDHPTMLRSLTSKVLPLADDIVVLPGHGEQTSIGRERATNPYLRELIDQGDSARVTRGL comes from the coding sequence GTGTTCATCGCCGGCTTCCCCGCGGGCCCCTGGGGAACCAACTGCTACGTCGTCTCGACCGGTCCCGGCAACGAGTGCGTCGTCGTCGATCCGGGCAAGGACGCCGCCTCCGGGGTCGACCAGGTCGTCCGCGAGAACCGGCTCAAACCGGTCGCGGTCCTGGTGACCCACGGGCACATCGACCACATGTGGTGCGTCGCCCCGGTGGCCGGCAGCTACGAGGCCACCGCCTGGATCCACCCCCGGGACCGGCACCTGCTGACCGATCCGATGGCGGGCATGTCGCGGGAGAGCACCCAGATGCTGCTGGGCGGCTCGTACGAGTGGGCCGAGCCCGACGACGTGCGCGAGCTCTCCGACGAGCAGACCCTGGAGATCGCGGGCCTCTCGTTCGTGGTCGACCACACGCCCGGCCACACCGAGGGCTCGGTCACCTTCCGCACGCCGTACGGCGAGTCGGCCGGCAGCGCGGACGTGTCGGAGGTGATGTTCTCCGGTGACCTGCTCTTCGCCGGCTCCATCGGCCGCACGGACCTGCCCGGCGGCGACCACCCCACGATGCTGCGCAGCCTGACCTCCAAGGTGCTGCCGCTGGCCGACGACATCGTGGTGCTGCCCGGGCACGGGGAGCAGACCTCGATCGGGCGGGAGCGGGCGACCAACCCCTACCTGCGCGAGCTGATCGACCAGGGCGACTCTGCCCGTGTGACCCGAGGACTCTGA